GAGGTGGCCGCTGCCACGAGCCCACCCCGGAACTCGCCGAGATCCGGCCCGGAGGCACCGACGATGTGGTCCACCGCACTGATCCTGCCGCGATGGGAGTCCGGGATCGCCAGTTGCACCAGCGCACCCCGTGAGATCACCGAGATCGTGTCGGCGGCTCCACCGAGCGTGAGACATCCGAGCAGCAGCCACAGTTGCTGACTCACGCCGAAGCCGGTCAGGGCCACCGCCCAGACTCCCGCCGCGGTCAGCATGACCACCCCCGGGCGAAGGAGCCGTGTGATCGGGCCGGAAGCCAATCCCGCAGCGATGCCTCCCAACGACAGGGCGGACCAGAACAGGCCGAGTGTCTCGGGACTTCCGCCGAACCGCTGTTCGTTGATCACCGGGAACAACACGGTGGGCATGGCGAGGACGGTGGCCAGGACATCGGTGAGGAAAGCACCGTGCAACTTGGGCCTGCTCGCGACGAAACGCAGTCCCGCCCTGATCGTAGCCGGTGCCCGGAGCCTCCCGCCGGATTCCGGAAGCACGGTCGGCAGGCGCAGCACAGCGTAGAACGCTGCCGCGAAAGTCACCGCATTCAGCAGGTAGCAGCCCTCCACTCCCCTCACGGCGATGAGCACCCCCGCGACAGCAGGCCCCGAGAGCATGGCCATCTGCGTGCCGAGGTGGTTCAGCGCCATCCCGGCGGTGAGTTGGCGGTCCGGCAGTAGTCGGGCGGTGAAACTCCTGCGGGCGGGAGCGCCGGTGGCACTGCAGCTCTCCTGCGCGGCGACCAGCATCAGCAGCAGCCACCACGAGCCGAGACCTGCCAGTGCCTGTAGGGTCAGCGCTCCGGCGCCGACGAACTGTCCCGAGGTGGTCAACAGCACCAGTCGCCTTCGATCGACGGTGTCGGCCACCGTCCCTCCGAGCAGCCCGAACAGTACCGCCGGTACGGCACGTGTGATCCCCACGCTGCCCACCGCCAGCGAGCTACCCGTGCTCTCCCAGGTCTGGTACAGCACGGCCACGGTTGTCAGCTGCCCACCGAATACGGACAGTGTGCTACCTGCCCACCAGCGGCGGAAAGCGGCGTCGCACCGCATCGGACGAGTGTCGAGCAGCCTGTCGCAGACGTTCATGGAAGTTCGCCCTCAAAAGGGTCCGACGTAGCCCCGAGTCGTTACCGGGTCCGGCAGTGCTACCGGAGGACCGCGTGGTGACACGCGGCACGACACGGTAGCACTCTCCACAATGGTCCGGAGTCGCCGCGGCTCCCCACCGAGTAACACCACCGCGGGTGTGATCTTGTTTCTGCCGGGTCGATTCCGGCCCGGCCGGCGGCCCGCTGCTCGGGCGCTGGTTCACTCCGAACGCGACGAAACGGTCTTTCTGCGATGATGAACGGTGCACACGCCGCCACGGGTCTGTTGACCGGCACCACGGTGGCCAGCTTCGCCCAACCCACCCCACCGGGAATAGCCCTGGGTGCGCTGGCCGGGGCGGGGGCTGCCTTACTGCCCGATATCGACCACGACCAGTCCACCATCACCAAATCCGCCGGTCCTGTCACCCGAGGGGCGGCGGAGCTGTTGCAAACGCTGGCCAGGTGGACCTATCGCCGTACCCGCTTACCCCACGACCCCAGGGCTTCCGGCAAGACCGGCGAGCATCGAGGGCTCATCCACACACCGGTTTTCGCGCTCCTGGTGGGGGCGGCGCTGGCCGGTGCCACCGTGGCGTCGAAATGGGTGGGCATCGTGGCGGTGTATGTGCTCACCAGTGCGGCACTGCGTTCGCTGCGTTGGTCGCTGCCCACTCGGGTGCGTGGCACGCTGCAGCTGCAGCGTCGTGCCGCACCGCCGCTGTACGCCCTGCTGGCTACCGGGCTGTTGGTGTATGTCCATGCCGTCGCCGACGCCGGTGTGTGGCTGGGTGCGATCGTGGCGCTGGGGATGATCGTGCACAGTGTCGGGGACGGGGCCACCAATTCGGGAATCCCGTTCGTGTGGCCGTTCAAACGTGCCTGCGATCGGTGCCGCCGCGGCACCGGTTGTCCGGGCGCTAGGTGGGACCGGCAACACGTGCTTCCTGAATCGCTGCGGTTTCCCGCCGGCGCGGGCATCGAGAAGTTCGTCGAGACCGGATGTCTGGTGGTCGCGGCGTTCGTGGCCTGGCCCACCCTGACCACGCTGTTGACGGCACCGGCCTGACGCGGGCCTCACGGGTGGTTCTCGAGCGCGGAAGAGTCAACGTAGTCGTCGCAGCACGACTCCGGAACCGATGATCAGCAGTAGCGTGGCCAGCACCCACTGTCGTTTAGTCTCCGTGTCGAGGGACCGCACGGGCCTACGCTGTGTCGGGACGGGTAGAGCGGTCGCGTTCGGTGGGCGGGACTGTGGGACGGAGGTGCTCGGCGGTCGAGAAGAGGGGGACGGTCGTGGTGTACTGCTCCGGCTCGGTGTGTTGGTGGGGGGCTGTGGGGTGCTCGTCCCTGGAGAGGTTCCGGTGGGTGGGGACGGTGTGGTGGTTGTTTCCGGTGGCGTCGACGGTGGCCGGGGCGGCGTGACGGACGGCGGGGGCGTGGGCGGTGGTGCGGTGGGAAGGCACCCTGCCGCGTCGTTGTGGTGCAACGGCTTGCTCCGTGCCAGTTCGACGGTCTCTGTGGGATCGGTACCGAGCCGGTAGAACCTGCTGTGGCCGGCCACGTTGTCGGCGACGACGTAGCGGCCCCCGTCGTCGGTGATGACGATTGCTCCGTACCGGGCGGGTGGGAGTGCCACCGGCTCGGTGGAGACAACCGTTCCGTTGTCGGCGGCGAGTTCGAGCAGCACCGCTTCGTGCTGGTAGTTGGTCGTCACGGTGAGCAGTGTTCCGTCGGAGGTGACGGCGAGATCGCCGATCGGCAGTGGAACGAGCCACGGCGCCAACCACGTGACGTGGGTGACGGACAGGTATGTGGCGCTGTCGGGGTCGATGTCGACGGTGTAGAGCCGATGCCGGGTGACGAGATGCCACTCGTGCCCGTCGACGGCCCCCGTCCGGATCTCGCCCGTCCACGGTGGTGGCACCCGCGGAGCGAGGTCGCGTAGCGGACCGAGATCGTGCGTCGTCCCCTGACGGTCGATGGTGATCACGCTCGTGTCCCGGAAAGGGAACGTACCGGTGCTGCTGAGCCCGTAGGCCTTACCCTGCGCGGCGGAATAGCCCAGTGCCTCGACGGGGCCGGGAGGTGGCGGCAGTGCCTCGGTCGTCATGCCGGGCAGCGTGACGCGCCGAAGTGTGGTGGCCGCTCCGGACGTACTCGTGACGTGCAGCAGTGAGCACTCCGGTGCCGCGGCGCGCTCCTGTGCCACCACGACCGGGGGCGAGAGGCACAGCAGTGCCAGCGTGGTCAGCAGCGCGGATATCGCCCGCGGACTGCGGCGACGCACCCTCATCGATCGGCACCGAGCCGTTCCAGCGCCCAGCGGAACGCCTCCGGATCGATCCGGGAATCACCGGCGAACGGATTCTGCAGGTGATAGATCGCGAACACCAGCAGCGCGAGGGTGCCCGCCAGAGTGGACACGATCATGACGTGCGGCATCAACCGCGTTCCCCCGAACAGGTTCGGCAGCAGCACCACGAGCACGCTTCCCAGGATGAGAACGAACCAGACCACCGTGGACACGTCGCGGTTGAAGGCCATGTTCAGTCGGTCCTGTCGCTGCTCGTGGACCGTCCGGAGACGATCCAACGCCTCGGCCTTACGGCCCTCCTGCCACTCACCGCTGGCGGGAGCGTCGAGAACGGCCCCACGTATTCGCTCGAGCTGGTTCCAACCGTTGCCGGAGATGTCGTTGTCGCGCCGCATACCGGGCCATTCCTCTTCGATGACCGTGTTGGCGTAGGACTGGCTGAGAGTGCGGACGCGCTCGGCGGTGTCGCCCGGCAGCGCTTCGGCCGCCCAGGAAACGGCGACCAGGCTCTGTGCCTCCCGGTACGCCCCTTCCCGCGCCACGCCCACCGCGTCGAAAAGAGTCACCATGACGAAAGCCAACACTACGGCGTGCATGCCGCTGACGATGACGAACACCTGCCCGGCCGCGTCGTTGTTTCCGGGCCTGCCCTCGTCCAGTCCGAACCGGCGTACCGCGTATCCGATCAGCCCGGCCGAGACCGCCGCGGCGATGACCCACAGCAAACCGCTGATGTAGGTGTTCATTCACGTTCCCGTACGTTGGTCGTCGCGATGTGCTGTCGCGGCGCCGCGTCCGCTGAGCTCGTTGACCGGAACCGCCGCTGTTTCCGGAACGAGCAGTTCACCGATCTCGCAGTCGAGTGCGGCACAGATGATGTCCAGCTCGGACAGTTTCAGACTGACCGGTGTGCCGGACCACAGTCCCGACATCTTGCCCGCTGAGACGGTCAGCCCGTACTCGGCCAGTCTGTGCTGCAGCTCCCCCGCTTTCCAGATACCCCGATGCGCGGCCACCAGCCGCAGATTCCACTTCAACTGTCACTCCTTCGTCGGATCACGAAAGCATTCCCTGTTCACAGAACCGGAGGGAATCTCGGAAATCCCGAGAACCTCGCACCGGAGAAATGTCGAACATCATCGGACATTAATAGCGACTGATCCCGCAGTTGGCAAGCGCTCCCCCGGAAGGCGCAACGATGTTTTCCTCCCTCGGACGGAGCATCACGAGGGCCGTCCGAACGGTCCATGTTGCGACGTTCGATGCCGCGAATCACAATCGATCTCCACACGAACCCGCACTCGGCGGATTGCCGACTACACTGTGTGCTGATCAAGCGGCTGATTCGGTGAAATACAGCTAACAACACAGGTAACGGAAAGGAGCCGAATCCTTCCACTTTCGAGTGACTTTAAGCTGCTCGCCTGTGCTGTTAATCTCGTGATCGTCCGGCGTTGAAAAAAGTTTCCGTCTTCGACGGATCTACTTCCGGGCGTGCAGAAAATACAGGCAGGTCGGGACGGAAACTGGATCCGGATCTTCGGTTTTTCTCACTACTGTTTCGAAGCTGTGTGCGACAAGATTGGTGGAATGGACGTGACCACGGTGGATCCGACCGGAGCGGACACGTATTCGCGGCTGAGCCTGGGAACCGAGGCGGCTCGCAATTTGGCGACGACGACGAAGTCGGCGCCGCAGATGCAGGGCATCACCTCGCGGTGGTTGCTGCGGATGCTGCCCTGGACCCAGGCCAACGGTGGTGTCTACCGCGTCAACCGGCGGTTGACGTATCAGCTGGGGGATGGGCGGTTGACGTTTACCAACACGGGGGCGCAGGTGCGGGTGATTCCGCAGGAGTTGCGGGAGTTGCCGTTGCTGCGCGGGTTCGACGACGAGTCGACCCTGTCGGCTCTGGCCGACCGGTTCGTTCAGGAGGAGTACCAGCCGGGAGACCTGATCACCCAGCGAGGCGGCGCCGCGGACCGGGTGGTGTTGTTGGCGCACGGTAAGGCCAACAAGATCGGCCCCGGTGAGTACGGCGACGACAGCGTTCTCGACGTGCTCGCCGACGGCGAGCACGTAGGTGCGCACGTGCTCGCCGACGGGGAGACGAACTGGGAGCACACCGTCAAGGCCATCACTCCCTGCACCGTGCTGAGTCTGCCGCACCACACGGTTTGGGAAATGCCCGCTGCTGACGAACTGCGTTCCCACATCACCGCCGCCGCGCAGAGCCCACAGCGCCCGAGCAACGCGCACGGTGAGGCGTCGATTGATGTGGCGTCGGGTCATTGGGGTGAGTCGTTGTTGGCGGGGACGTATGTGGATTATGAGGTGGCGCCGCGGGAGTATGAGTTGAGTGTGGCGCAGACGGTGTTGCGGGTGCACAGTCGGGTGGCTGATTTGTATAACCAGCCGATGAATCAGACTGAGCAGCAGTTGCGGTTGACGATTGAGGCGTTGCGGGAGCGTCAGGAGGAGGAGCTGGTCAATAATCGTGAGTTCGGGTTGTTGCACAATGCGGATTTGTCGCAGCGGATTCACACGCGGACCGGCCCACCGACCCCCGACGACCTCGACGAACTGTTGGCGTTGGTGTGGAAGGACTCGGAATTCTTCCTGGCGCACCCGCGTGCCATCGCCGCGTTCGGCAGGGAATGCAACCGACAGGGAGTCTATCCCCAAAGCATCGACATCAACGGCAACAAAGTTCCCTCCTGGCGCGGTGTCCCCATTTTCCCGTGCAACAAACTGCACGTCAGCGACACCCGCACGAGCTCGATACTGCTGATGCGCACCGGCGAGCAGAACCAGGGCGTCGTCGGGCTGCACCAGACCGGCATACCCGACGAGTATCAGCCCGGACTGTCCGTGCGATTCATGGGTATCGACGACAAGGCCATCATCTCCTACCTCGTCAGCGCCTACTACTCCGCGGCCGTGCTGGTCCCCGACGCACTCGGCGTCCTCGAACACGTCGAGATCGGGCGTCAGGGCTGATCGTATGCGCCCCTTCGAACTTCCGGATTTCTACACGCCCCACCCCGCCCGGCTGAATCCGCACGTCGACTCCGCCAGGACACACACCACACGGTGGGCCCGGGAAACCGAACTGCTCCACCAACCCCGAATCGGCCCCTCGACCACGACGATTCCCGACGAAACCGAATTCGACGACCACGACTACGCCCTGTTGTCCGGCTATGCCCACCCGGACGTCTCGGCATCGACACTGAACCTGCTCGCCGACTGGTACGCGTGGATGTTCGTCCTCGACGATCAGCTGCTGCCCCACGACGAGCACACCAATCCCTCCGTGGAAGCACGACGACACGTACAGCGGCTCCTCGGATTCCTGCGAACCCACGCAGCGCCCGCTCCGGAGCCGAACACACCACTCGAACGCGGGTTGGCCGAGTTGTGGCAGCGTACCGCCGCGACGGCCCCGCCCCGGCTGCTGCGACGCCTGGCCGCCGACACCCGCCTCCTGCTGACAGCACGAGTACGACAACCGTCCCGCACAGTCGCACCCGCCCCCAACCCCGTGGACCATCTCCGCGACAGCCGCCACTCCAGCGGCGCCCGCTGGGTGGCCACACTGGTCGAGTACACCCTCGGCAGCTCCCTACCACCGGACGTGGCCCGCAGCAGGCCGGTACGACTGCTGCGGGAGTGCTTCGCCGACGCGCTACGACTGTGCAACGACCTCTTCTCCTACCAACGCGAAACCCGGCAGGAACGAAAACGTGACAACGCGGTATTGAGTATCGAACGTTTCCTGGAATGTTCACCCCAGCGAGCCGCTGATATCGCCAACGCGGTGCTCACCCGACGGATACATCTGTTCGAAACCACGCTGCACCGCGGTCTGCCCGCCCTGCTCACCGAACACGCACTACCCGAACAGCAGCGCACAACCGTGTTGGCCTATGCCAACGGGCTGCGTGACTGGTTGGCCGGCGCGCACGAGTGGCACTCGATGTCCACTCGCTACATGAACACCGGACCGATCCACACCACTCGGATACGGCAACCCGCCGGCGTCGGTTTCGCAACCGCTGTCCATGACACTCACCCGGTGGACAACACCGGCCCAGCGGTGACACCAGGCGAGACCCGACGGCGGTGGGAACTTCCCTCGTGGAGCGCCCGAAGCCACGACACGAACCGGACCACCACGAATCCGCTGCTGACACGGTTGCGGTCCCGCACCTCGATCTGGGCCCAACGACACGGGATCCCCGAGAACGCACTATCGAGCACGACACACACCAACGATTACGCCCTGCTCGCGGCTAGAGTGCTACCCGACGGAGGAGAGACCGAGCTGGCCCTGCTCGCCGACTGGAGTCTGTGGGCACGGTTCGTCAACGACGGTGCTCACCGACAGCAGCATCGGCCTTGGCCACGACTGGCCGAATTCCTGCCCCCCGATCCCGGCGACATGCCCACCACCACCGAACCGGTCGAACAGGCACTGGCCGAACTGTGGACCCGCACCACCACGATCATCCCGACACGGGCGCAGCGTCGTTTCCGACAACGCATCCGGAAATTCCTGCATCACACGGCGGACGAGCCGTTCGAGCCCGTCGGAAGCGAGCCCGCCGATCTCCTCGCCCCGCTGGAAACGCCACACCGAACCGCCCGATCCCACCTCCGGCTGGCTCTGACCGAACTGCGGTTGGGCCCGGACATACCACCAGGAGTGCTACGCAGCCCCGCGATGCGTTCACTGCGGCAGGTCTTCGCCGAGATCACGGCACTGCACGAGGACCTCGTCATCGCACACCACCGCGGCCGGTGTGAAGCCCCGGTGGCAGCGATACCGACACCGAGACGAGCGCACGACGAACGAAGACACCACGTGGTGAGCGTACTGACCGATCTGCTTCGCACACGGCAGCGACGATTCGAATCCCTGCTGAACCGAGACGTATCCGAGGTCCGTGCCGAGTACCGGCTCTCCCCCACTGCCGACAGGCAACTCGACAACTACCTCGACGGTCTCGACCACTGGATCACCGGTGAGTTGAGTTGGCTGCTGGAAAACGAGCGACACAACCTCAACCCCGCACCCGCGACCCAGTCGTCCCGGCATCGGCCGCCCAGCACCGACCATCCCACCGTGGATGCCTTCCCGGCATAACCATCACTGCCGCACCGGCCGCGTGCGCACCCTCGTACGCGGCCGCGCACCACAACGCACGTCTTTCGCATTCGAGCAGATTGGTAACCGCGCATCGTGACTGTTTCCGACCCGGACACCGTCGTTTCCCCCGAACACTCCAGTCTCACCGCCGAAGCCGCTCGCAAACTGTCGACCACGACGAAGTCGGCGCCGCAGATGCAGGGCATCACCTCGCGGTGGTTGCTGCGGATGCTGCCCTGGGTACAAGTGGAAGCAGGCACCTACCGCGTCAACCGGCGGTTGACGTATCAGCTGGGGGATGGGCGGTTGACGTTTACCAACACGGGGGCGCAGGTGCGGGTGATTCCGCAGGAGTTGCGGGAGTTGCCGTTGCTGCGCGGGTTCGACGACGAGTCGACCCTGGCCGTGTTGGCCGACCGGTTCACGCAGCACCACTACGACCCCGGCCAACTGATCACCGAACAGGGTGAGGCCGCGGACCGGGTGGTGTTGTTGGCGCACGGTAAGGCCAACAAGATCGGTCCCGGTGAGTACGGCGACGACAGCGTTCTCGACGTGCTCGCCGACGGCGAGTACGTCGGACAACGAATCCTGGTCGACGACGAAGTCAGCTGGCCCCACACCATCAAGGCCATCACCCCCTGCACCGTGCTCACCCTGTCCCGACAGGACGCGCGTGAGGTGACCGAACGCTTCGAGAACCTGTCCCGGTACCTACGACAGGCCGAGTCCCAGCCGATCCCACCCCACAACAAACACGGTGAGGCGTCGATTGATGTGGCGTCGGGTCATTGGGGTGAGTCGTTGTTGGCGGGGACGTATGTGGATTATGAGGTGGCGCCGCGGGAGTATGAGTTGAGTGTGGCGCAGACGGTGTTGCGGGTGCACAGTCGGGTGGCTGATTTGTATAACCAGCCGATGAATCAGACTGAGCAGCAGTTGCGGTTGACGATTGAGGCGTTGCGGGAGCGTCAGGAGGAGGAGCTGGTCAATAATCGTGAGTTCGGGTTGTTGCACAATGCGGATTTGTCGCAGCGGATTCACACGCGGACCGGCCCACCGACCCCCGACGACCTCGACGAACTACTCTCCCGCCGCCGCAAATCGGAATTCTTCCTGGCGCACCCGCGCACCATCGCCGCGTTCGGCAGGGAATGCAACCGACAGGGGGTCTATCCAGCGACCACACAACGTGACGGTGTCACCCTGCTTTCCTGGCGCGACGTTCCGCTGCTGCCCTGCGACAAGATCCCGATCAGCGACACCGCGACCAGCTCCGTGCTGGTGATGCGCACCGGTGAGGACAGTCAGGGCGTCGTCGGGCTGCACCAGACCGGCATACCCCACGAATGCGCCCCCAGCCTCAACGCGCGCTTCATGGGTATCGAGGACAAGGCCATCATCTCCTACCTCGTCAGCGCCTACTACTCCGCGGCCGTGCTGGTCCCCGACGCACTCGGCGTCCTCGAACACGTCGAGATCGGACGCTGAACCCTTCGGCTCGACCTCAACCACTCGTTTCGCCACCGGCCCGCGAGCCCCTCCTCGCAAGGGATGATCACCTTGGCCACCGTCGAAGACACCGGCAGCATCCGATCCAGCGCCGAGATACTCGATTCCACCCGTGAATTGGTACTTCCCGCCCTGCGCGCCACCGTCGAGCAACTGTCCCCGGCAGCCCGCGCCGTGACCACTTATCACCTGGGCTGGCGGGACGAACACGGCACACCGGTCAACGGCCAGAGCGGCAAGACGCTGCGTTCGGCGCTGGTGCTGCTCACCGCCGAAGCGATGGGCGGTTCTGCCGAGGCGGCCGTGCCCGCGGCGGTGGCCGTGGAGCTGGTGCACAATTTCTCCCTGCTGCACGACGACGTCATCGACGGCGACGAAACCCGACGACACCGCCGTACCGCCTGGGCCGTGTTCGGCTCCGGAGAGGCGATCCTCGCCGGGGACGCCTTGCTGGCCACGGCCACCGACGTGCTCGTAGCCAGCGAACACCCCGCGGCCGCCGAAGCCGTGCGCACCCTCAGCAACGCGGTACACACCCTGATACAGGGACAGAGCGCGGACATGGACTTCGAGCGTCGCCACGACGTAACCCTGGCCGAGTGCGAAAGCATGGCCACCGCCAAAACCGGTTCGCTGTTGGGATGCGCGTGTGCGCTCGGGGCCTCGTTCGGGGGTGCGACAGGATCGCGCGTGGACAAACTACGCGCCTTCGGCGAGTCTCTCGGACTGGCGTTCCAGCACGTCGACGACCTGCTCGGTATCTGGGGCGATCCGCGGAGCACCGGAAAACCCGTCCACTCCGACCTGCGGGCCAGGAAGAAGACCCTGCCGGTGTTGGCCGCGCTGAGCACCGCCACCCCTGCTGCCGAGCAGTTGCGCACCTTGTACTACGGCGGGCATCCGCTGTCGGCCCCGGAACTGGCCCGGGTGGCCGAACTCGTCGAGTCGGCCGGTGGTAGGCAGTTCAGTCTCGACGAGGCCGATCGGTTGTTGTCGTTGGCATTGGCCGAGCTGGCCACCGCGGGAACGGAGCGGAGAGCCGGTTCGGAACTGGCGGAACTGGCCCGGGTGGTCACTCGGCGGGATCGTTGACTCGAACGAGGAAGTCCGTTGATCCCCCACTCGGACACGGGATAGCCTCGCCCCCGGTGGGCGCGTGGACTGCCGTGGGGTCGTGATCGCCACGGTCGCGCGCCTCGTGACCGCAGGGCCCGCCCGATGTGTCGGTGCTGTCGACATGGGCACCGAAAGTCGCGGCACGGTCACGGAACACGCCCGATCGTCGCGGCGGCGACAAGAGGTAACCAGTGCCACACTCCCCTCCTCCGAACCGCGCAATACCAGCTCAGCGGGATCTCGAAGAGGTCCGCAGCACCGCTGTGATCTTGCTGTGTCGTTGTCCAGCGCAGACGGGTGGTGCTTTATCGCAGTGTTACCGGTAGGCTCTGTCACACCGGACGGGATCACCCACCGGTGTTACTGACCGTTGCTCCTATCACGAGTCAAGACGGATGACACTTCAAGACGACCGTGCTCGGACCTGGTTCCAGCCCATGGTGCCAACCGAACAACCGCACAGGGATGCCGCAGGCGACGCCGGGCCGCTGACCACCCGGATCGAGGGGGAACTCGTCTTCCCTGAACAGCCACCGACCCCGGCTCCCTGGGCGGAACGGCTCGAAGTCACCCAGCCGTTCATCCCCGCGATCCGTGACCAAACTCCGGAGTTCGCCAAACGGTTGACCGCCGAACCGGTGACCGCCGCTCCCCACCCACCGGACGACTCTCCTACAGTCAGTGCCACGCCAGTGGGAGAACCGCAGCCGGCCGTGCCCAGCGAGACCACCGAAACCTCGACCCCGTCGAACGGAGCCGAGGTCGGACAACCGCAGAAACGACGCAGCCTCGCCCGCCGTGTCGTGCGACGGATCCTCGGCCCGGACCTGCTTCGCAAGGATCCGGCTCCGAAGAAACGCTGAATCGTCTTCGGTTGGGATCGGGCATAATCGGAACGGTCCACACTCGACCGATTCCTCTGTCGCCAGGGAGCGCATTGTCCACAGCACCACCGGCCACTGCCGGCAGAGTCGATACCCTGCCCGCTCCCGGCTCCCGAGACATCGGGCGGTTGCCGTTCGCCGCGGTCTCCGTTGGTGTGATCGCCGTCGTCTTCGCCGTGGTGTGCGCGTTGACCACGGGCCGCTACGGCTACTTCGGGGACGAGCTCTACTTTTTGGCGGCGGGCCATCACCCCGCGTTCGGCTACGTCGACCAGCCCCCCGGTGTGCCGCTGCTGGCCAGCGCCATGCAGGCCCTGTTCCCCGAATCGCTGAACGCGTTGCGAGCCCCGTCACTGCTGGCCGCGGTCGGCTACATCGTGCTGACCGCGTTGAGCGCCCGCGAACTGGGTGCCACACGCGTGACACAGGTGTGCGTGGCCGGGGTGGCCGCGTTGACCCCACATCTGGTGGCGTCGGCGCACCTGCTGGTGACCTACTCGTTCGACCAGACGCTGTGGGCATGGGTCGTATGGCTGTTGCTTCGCTGGGCACGCCGCCACCACGCCGGAGAACCCGCGAATTCGACCCTGGTGGCCGCGGGGGTGGCCACCGCCGTCGCGGTCCAGTTCAAACTCCTCATCCCCGTGCTGTGGCTGGTCGTTCTCCCGGTGGCGGTGTTGTTCGGTCCTCGTCGATTACCGCTTCGCCCCGGACTGTGGGCAGGCGGTGCGATCGCGATCGTCTCCGTCCTGCCTGGAGTGTGGTGGCAGGCACGGCACGGCTGGCCTCAGCTGGCCATGAGCCGGGTCGTCGACAGCGAAACCGACGGTGCGTGGGCGTTTCTCAACGCCTCGGTCAATCAGCTCGGCCCCGCGGGCACGGTATTGGCGTTGCTGGGACTGTGCGGGCTGTTGATCAGCCCGAGGTTGCGT
This portion of the Actinopolyspora lacussalsi genome encodes:
- a CDS encoding hypothetical protein (product_source=Hypo-rule applied; pfam=PF13231; transmembrane_helix_parts=Inside_1_30,TMhelix_31_53,Outside_54_92,TMhelix_93_115,Inside_116_127,TMhelix_128_150,Outside_151_187,TMhelix_188_210,Inside_211_216,TMhelix_217_239,Outside_240_265,TMhelix_266_288,Inside_289_294,TMhelix_295_312,Outside_313_316,TMhelix_317_339,Inside_340_350,TMhelix_351_373,Outside_374_520) — translated: MSTAPPATAGRVDTLPAPGSRDIGRLPFAAVSVGVIAVVFAVVCALTTGRYGYFGDELYFLAAGHHPAFGYVDQPPGVPLLASAMQALFPESLNALRAPSLLAAVGYIVLTALSARELGATRVTQVCVAGVAALTPHLVASAHLLVTYSFDQTLWAWVVWLLLRWARRHHAGEPANSTLVAAGVATAVAVQFKLLIPVLWLVVLPVAVLFGPRRLPLRPGLWAGGAIAIVSVLPGVWWQARHGWPQLAMSRVVDSETDGAWAFLNASVNQLGPAGTVLALLGLCGLLISPRLRPYRFLGVSALVVTLVFILLSGRSYYTAGLYAVLFGAGAVVVQQWWWRLDTSRYRWTRWSLPLVALGGCALSLSAAVNTLPLTPVSRVSPHNVVVTASLGWPGITEQVARVHRELPDDGVPTAVITHDYWSAGALHHYGPERGVSEVYSPSRGFWYFGRPDDAVRRVVYLGGDPQQLRQLFGTVRAAGSVEKDPAFRTYYDNMRIWVLRDPKLPWSQIWPRLHHMSLW